A portion of the Rhodococcus pseudokoreensis genome contains these proteins:
- a CDS encoding mechanosensitive ion channel family protein, with translation MFPSLQAFELTETNRDWLIHRPAEIAAYIVLALVLRFALHRMIDRMTRPREPSDKPAMLRPLRERAPRGVKEAMVNERRAQRARTIGSVLKSTVSIVVLVWMVLQVLAVLGVNVAPFIASAGVIGVALGFGAQNLVRDFLSGIFMLLEDQYGVGDVVDLGEAVGTVETVGLRVTTIRDVNGTLWYCRNGEIVRVGNMSQGYAVAVVDLPIAHAANVQRACEVALEAVTEAAKGDAIAADVLEPPELLGVNSVTAESVTLRITARTKPGRQWAVQRTFARAALSAFTHYDIDAPYLSVLSSARSTN, from the coding sequence ATGTTTCCTTCGCTGCAGGCCTTCGAACTGACCGAAACCAACCGTGACTGGCTGATTCACCGGCCGGCCGAGATCGCGGCCTACATCGTTCTGGCGCTCGTGCTGCGTTTCGCGTTGCACCGGATGATCGACCGGATGACGCGGCCCCGGGAGCCCTCGGACAAACCGGCCATGCTCCGTCCCCTGCGGGAACGCGCCCCGCGCGGCGTCAAGGAGGCGATGGTCAACGAGCGTCGCGCGCAACGCGCCCGGACGATCGGGTCGGTGCTCAAGTCGACGGTGTCGATCGTGGTGCTCGTCTGGATGGTGCTGCAGGTGCTCGCCGTCCTCGGCGTCAACGTCGCGCCGTTCATCGCGTCCGCCGGTGTGATCGGTGTCGCACTCGGTTTCGGTGCGCAGAATCTCGTCCGGGACTTCCTGTCGGGCATCTTCATGCTGCTCGAGGACCAGTACGGGGTCGGCGACGTCGTCGACCTCGGCGAGGCCGTGGGAACGGTCGAGACGGTGGGCCTGCGGGTCACCACGATCCGCGACGTCAACGGCACCCTCTGGTACTGCCGCAACGGTGAGATCGTGCGGGTCGGCAACATGAGCCAGGGGTACGCGGTCGCGGTGGTCGATCTGCCGATCGCGCACGCCGCCAACGTGCAACGGGCGTGCGAGGTGGCGCTGGAGGCCGTCACCGAGGCGGCCAAGGGTGACGCGATCGCGGCGGACGTGCTCGAACCCCCGGAACTGCTGGGCGTCAACTCGGTGACCGCGGAATCGGTCACGCTGCGGATCACCGCGCGGACCAAGCCCGGCAGGCAGTGGGCGGTGCAGCGGACGTTCGCCCGCGCGGCGCTGTCGGCGTTCACGCACTACGACATCGACGCCCCGTACCTGTCGGTGCTGTCTTCGGCTCGCTCCACCAACTGA
- a CDS encoding response regulator transcription factor — translation MTVTDSASVLVVDDDEDVRTSLERGLRLSGFTVLTAVDGADALRVVSEQRPDAMVLDMNMPVIDGTGVVTALRAMSNDIPICVLSARDTVDDRISGLESGADDYLVKPFVLAELIARIRAMLRRHGTTTAAPADSPATPPIRIGALEIRVSARRVFMAGEEVTLTKREFELLEVLARNVGIVLSRERLLELVWGYDFVADTNVVDVFVGYLRRKFEVGGQPRILHTVRGVGFVLREPS, via the coding sequence GTGACCGTCACAGACTCAGCCAGTGTCCTCGTGGTCGACGACGACGAGGACGTGCGGACGTCCCTCGAACGCGGCCTGCGCCTGTCCGGATTCACCGTCCTCACGGCCGTCGACGGCGCCGACGCACTGCGGGTGGTCAGCGAACAACGCCCGGACGCGATGGTGCTCGACATGAACATGCCGGTCATCGACGGCACCGGTGTGGTGACCGCGTTGCGCGCCATGAGCAACGACATCCCGATCTGTGTGCTCAGCGCCCGCGACACCGTCGACGACCGCATCTCCGGCCTGGAGTCGGGCGCCGACGATTACCTGGTCAAGCCGTTCGTCCTCGCCGAACTGATCGCGCGGATCCGGGCGATGCTGCGGCGGCACGGAACGACGACCGCCGCGCCCGCCGATTCGCCCGCGACCCCGCCGATCCGGATCGGTGCGCTCGAGATCCGCGTGTCCGCACGCCGCGTCTTCATGGCGGGCGAGGAGGTGACGCTGACCAAGCGGGAATTCGAACTGCTCGAGGTCCTCGCCCGCAACGTCGGCATCGTGCTCAGCCGGGAGCGACTCCTCGAATTGGTGTGGGGATACGACTTCGTCGCCGACACCAACGTGGTCGACGTGTTCGTCGGCTACCTACGGCGCAAGTTCGAGGTCGGTGGTCAGCCGCGGATCCTGCACACGGTCCGCGGAGTGGGGTTCGTGCTGCGGGAACCGTCGTGA
- a CDS encoding sensor histidine kinase, producing the protein MKRSFSLRTRVAAATALGATIIVVALGILVSLAINRNNLSQLDRRLETASDVLVPNAATAGLFLGALGDKGAFAITIRSADGNTVLVSTPTQLPELDPGRQTVEVGDTLYRAYTATVPLLGTRISLAVPYAEAQDVTSEQQRQVALVGVLAVAAASGLGWLFGGRAVRPLVDLTGRIVRREPKLTPTSSGVREADELASAAESMLRDVAEAQDATTAALATARDFAAVSAHELRTPLTAMRTDLEVLTTHDLTQPQQNEILRDLARAQGRVESTLSDLERLARGELSTDKDFVDCDLVDISDLAAEEAMRHNPGLQVTVDAAPVTVRGMPGGLRLTLDNAIKNAVRHGGATAVTITLRAADGITTVVVDDNGSGVPEAERAVVFERFHRGSNATKSGSGLGLALVAQQAAIHNGTARFEVSPLGGARLVVELHTDTTRKAESPASP; encoded by the coding sequence GTGAAACGGTCGTTCTCCCTCCGGACCCGCGTGGCCGCCGCGACGGCGCTGGGGGCGACGATCATCGTCGTCGCGCTCGGCATCCTGGTGTCGCTGGCGATCAACCGCAACAACCTGTCGCAACTCGACCGGCGGCTGGAGACGGCGTCCGACGTCCTCGTTCCCAATGCGGCCACCGCCGGGCTGTTCCTCGGCGCGCTGGGCGACAAGGGTGCGTTCGCCATCACGATCCGCTCCGCCGACGGCAACACCGTGCTCGTCAGCACCCCCACCCAGCTGCCCGAACTCGACCCCGGCAGGCAGACCGTCGAGGTGGGCGACACCTTATACCGGGCCTACACCGCGACCGTTCCTCTCCTCGGCACCCGGATCTCCCTGGCCGTGCCCTACGCCGAGGCGCAGGACGTGACGTCCGAGCAGCAACGGCAGGTGGCCCTCGTGGGGGTCCTCGCCGTCGCCGCCGCCAGCGGCCTCGGGTGGCTGTTCGGTGGTCGCGCGGTGCGGCCTCTCGTCGACCTGACCGGCCGCATCGTGCGGCGCGAACCGAAGCTGACACCCACGTCCTCGGGAGTGCGGGAGGCCGACGAACTGGCCTCCGCCGCGGAGTCGATGCTGCGCGACGTCGCCGAGGCGCAGGACGCGACGACCGCCGCCCTCGCGACCGCCCGCGACTTCGCCGCCGTGTCCGCGCACGAACTCCGCACACCGCTCACCGCGATGCGCACCGACCTCGAGGTCCTCACCACCCACGACCTGACGCAGCCGCAGCAGAACGAGATCCTGCGCGACCTCGCCCGGGCGCAGGGGCGGGTGGAGTCGACGCTGTCCGACCTCGAGCGCCTCGCCCGCGGCGAATTGTCCACCGACAAGGACTTCGTGGACTGCGACCTCGTCGACATCAGCGACCTCGCCGCGGAGGAGGCGATGCGTCACAATCCGGGCCTGCAGGTGACCGTCGACGCGGCCCCGGTGACGGTCCGCGGCATGCCCGGCGGTTTGCGCCTCACTCTGGACAACGCCATCAAGAACGCGGTCCGGCACGGCGGCGCCACCGCGGTGACGATCACACTGCGAGCGGCCGACGGCATCACCACCGTCGTCGTCGACGACAACGGTTCCGGGGTGCCCGAGGCCGAGCGGGCCGTGGTGTTCGAACGGTTCCACCGTGGTTCCAACGCGACGAAGAGCGGATCGGGCCTCGGCCTCGCGCTCGTCGCCCAGCAGGCGGCAATTCACAACGGCACCGCACGTTTCGAGGTCAGCCCACTCGGCGGCGCACGGCTCGTCGTGGAATTGCACACCGACACGACCCGGAAAGCGGAAAGCCCCGCCTCACCCTGA
- a CDS encoding FKBP-type peptidyl-prolyl cis-trans isomerase: MTKPEIEFQEGPAPTDLVVKDVVVGDGAEAVPGGTVEVHYVGVEFESGEEFDSSWSRGESIQFPLRGLIKGWQDGIPGMKVGGRRQLTIPPELAYGPAGAGHQLSGKTLVFMIDLLDVKE, from the coding sequence ATGACCAAGCCCGAGATCGAGTTCCAAGAGGGACCCGCCCCGACCGACCTGGTCGTCAAGGACGTGGTGGTCGGAGACGGCGCCGAGGCCGTCCCCGGTGGCACCGTCGAGGTGCACTACGTCGGCGTCGAGTTCGAGTCCGGCGAGGAGTTCGACTCCTCCTGGAGCCGCGGCGAGTCCATCCAGTTCCCGCTGCGCGGCCTCATCAAGGGCTGGCAGGACGGCATCCCCGGCATGAAGGTGGGCGGACGCCGTCAGCTCACCATCCCGCCGGAGCTCGCCTACGGTCCCGCCGGCGCCGGACACCAGCTGTCCGGCAAGACGCTGGTGTTCATGATCGACCTGCTGGACGTGAAGGAATAG
- a CDS encoding citrate synthase: MPDNDTKPTLTYPGGEHTMSIARATEGNDGIELGKLLASTGYTTLDPGFVNTASTSSSITYIDGEKGILRYRGYPIEQLAGKSTFIEVSYLLIYGELPTTAQLESFTDRIRRHTLLHEDLKRFFDGFPRNAHPMPVLSSAVNALSAYYQDSLDPADPEQVELSTIRLLAKLPTIAAYAYKKSVGQPFLYPDNSLNLVENFLRMTFGFPAEPYEIDPEIAKALDMLLILHADHEQNCSTSTVRLVGSSDANLFTSISGGINALWGPLHGGANQAVLEMLDEIKASGSNAGDFVRKVKNKEDGVKLMGFGHRVYRNYDPRAALVKQTAHTILDKLGGDDELLDIAMALEEAALTDDYFVERKLYPNVDFYTGLIYRAMGFPTRMFTVLFAMGRLPGWIAHWREMHEDPATKIGRPRQIYTGYTERDYKDVAGR; the protein is encoded by the coding sequence GTGCCTGACAATGACACAAAGCCCACGCTTACCTACCCCGGTGGTGAGCACACGATGTCCATTGCCAGGGCAACCGAGGGCAATGACGGTATCGAACTGGGCAAGCTGCTCGCCAGCACCGGGTACACCACCCTGGACCCGGGTTTCGTCAATACCGCCTCCACCAGCTCCTCGATCACCTACATCGACGGTGAGAAGGGGATCCTCCGTTACCGCGGATACCCGATCGAACAGCTGGCCGGCAAGTCGACTTTCATCGAGGTCAGCTACCTGCTGATCTACGGTGAGCTGCCGACCACGGCGCAGCTCGAGTCGTTCACCGACCGGATCCGGCGCCACACCCTGCTGCACGAGGACCTCAAGAGGTTCTTCGACGGGTTCCCCCGGAACGCACACCCGATGCCGGTCCTGTCCAGCGCCGTCAATGCGCTGTCCGCGTACTACCAGGACTCCCTGGACCCGGCCGACCCGGAACAGGTCGAACTGTCGACCATCCGTCTTCTCGCGAAGCTGCCGACCATCGCGGCCTACGCGTACAAGAAGTCCGTCGGACAGCCGTTCCTGTACCCGGACAACTCCCTGAACCTCGTCGAGAACTTCCTCCGGATGACGTTCGGCTTCCCCGCGGAGCCCTACGAGATCGATCCCGAGATCGCCAAGGCACTCGACATGCTGCTGATCCTGCACGCCGACCACGAGCAGAACTGCTCTACGTCGACGGTGCGCCTGGTCGGCTCGTCCGACGCCAACCTGTTCACCTCGATTTCCGGTGGCATCAACGCACTCTGGGGCCCGCTGCACGGCGGCGCCAACCAGGCCGTGCTCGAGATGCTCGACGAGATCAAGGCCAGCGGCAGCAACGCAGGCGACTTCGTCCGCAAGGTCAAGAACAAGGAAGACGGCGTGAAGCTCATGGGCTTCGGGCACCGCGTCTACCGCAACTACGACCCGCGCGCGGCGCTCGTCAAGCAGACGGCGCACACCATCCTCGACAAGCTCGGCGGCGACGACGAACTGCTCGACATCGCGATGGCCCTCGAAGAGGCGGCGCTGACCGACGACTACTTCGTCGAGCGCAAGCTGTACCCGAACGTCGACTTCTACACGGGTCTGATCTACCGCGCGATGGGCTTCCCCACGCGCATGTTCACCGTTCTGTTCGCCATGGGCCGCTTGCCCGGGTGGATTGCACACTGGCGCGAGATGCACGAAGATCCCGCTACGAAGATCGGCCGTCCGCGCCAGATCTACACCGGCTACACCGAGCGTGACTACAAGGACGTCGCAGGTCGCTGA
- a CDS encoding aldose 1-epimerase family protein translates to MGESQSSKTDRPATAGFEIRGGGYRAGIAATGAGLRLLERDGPDGPVALTETWALGTRPPLSAGLILAPWPNRIRDGRFVFDGIDHQLEITEPGFANASHGFVRRRDWRVVNHADDRIELSIDVGLHKGWPYPLRLTVDYALGDDGLTVTHTATNTGAIPAPFGMGFHSYVRAGDVPLDECTLRLSAGTRLPLDERMLPSGGSQAVAGTEYDFTSPRALAGVALDTPFSALDVDVDGRSRHELRAPDGTGTVLWAAREFGWLQAFVADPDAGKAYPGRGRALALEPMTCPPDAFNSGIDQLVLAPGQQWTGVWGMSALGS, encoded by the coding sequence ATGGGTGAATCGCAGTCGTCGAAGACGGACAGGCCTGCCACGGCTGGATTCGAGATCCGGGGCGGCGGCTACCGGGCCGGTATCGCGGCCACCGGTGCCGGACTCCGGCTACTCGAACGGGACGGTCCGGACGGGCCTGTGGCGCTCACCGAGACGTGGGCCCTCGGCACCCGGCCACCGCTGTCGGCCGGGCTGATCCTCGCGCCGTGGCCCAACCGGATCCGCGACGGCCGGTTCGTCTTCGACGGCATCGACCACCAGCTCGAGATCACGGAGCCGGGGTTCGCCAACGCGAGCCACGGATTCGTCCGTCGCCGGGACTGGCGTGTCGTAAATCACGCCGACGACCGCATCGAGTTGTCGATCGACGTCGGCCTCCACAAGGGGTGGCCGTACCCGCTGCGGCTCACCGTCGACTACGCACTCGGCGACGACGGCCTCACCGTGACGCACACCGCCACCAACACCGGGGCCATCCCGGCGCCGTTCGGGATGGGTTTCCACTCCTACGTCCGCGCCGGCGACGTCCCCCTCGACGAGTGCACGCTGCGCCTGTCCGCAGGCACCCGGCTGCCGCTCGACGAGCGCATGCTGCCCAGCGGGGGTTCGCAGGCCGTCGCGGGCACCGAATACGACTTCACCAGCCCCCGCGCGCTGGCGGGTGTGGCCCTCGACACCCCGTTCAGCGCACTGGACGTCGACGTGGACGGCAGGTCGCGGCACGAATTACGCGCACCGGACGGCACCGGAACGGTCCTGTGGGCGGCCCGGGAGTTCGGCTGGCTGCAGGCGTTCGTCGCGGACCCCGACGCGGGCAAGGCGTACCCTGGCCGCGGCCGGGCGCTGGCCCTGGAACCGATGACGTGCCCGCCGGATGCGTTCAACTCCGGCATCGATCAGTTGGTGCTCGCTCCGGGACAGCAATGGACCGGTGTGTGGGGCATGTCGGCGCTGGGGTCGTAG